One genomic region from Leptospira tipperaryensis encodes:
- a CDS encoding Lsa36 family surface (lipo)protein produces MNTCRKSVLGRILPTLILSIAGLVPAGSLFSQVTCTGQACSVIPSSITSQFNGLENEVRTKYLNEVVKSMADSALLTNINSSMMGPGTINRFQVGAGISGAGTKNDDIQIQYAGINLPNLPNGGASISPSFMAGVNLGWLTANGPSDQEEEKRSFLHRINIYVHGFQGKLGQGDLRSANSSASNDFKLAGNFNSFGATVRFQLIKERYTRLDFFGFTGLSLGLGFHSKTEELSMGYSPTSIPKVSFGPATGRWDADFQMDYKAKTQSLPIDIRTGVRLFYLLTIFAGAGISQNSGGSSMNLLVSGPFALTLDAAAAGLPYDFLKGYQNTSTGNLSIRTHGDAKVKDSVNYLIGGVELNLLTFKILVEGLVSEKFYSANVGVKFAL; encoded by the coding sequence ATGAATACCTGCCGCAAATCAGTTTTAGGAAGAATTCTTCCTACATTAATTCTTTCCATTGCCGGACTGGTTCCGGCGGGTTCTCTCTTCTCGCAAGTAACCTGTACGGGACAAGCTTGTTCTGTCATTCCGAGCAGCATTACTTCTCAGTTCAACGGACTGGAAAACGAGGTTCGAACCAAATACTTAAACGAAGTCGTCAAATCGATGGCCGATTCCGCACTTCTTACCAATATCAATTCTTCGATGATGGGTCCGGGAACGATCAATCGATTTCAGGTGGGCGCTGGAATTTCGGGCGCGGGCACTAAGAACGACGATATTCAGATTCAGTATGCGGGGATCAATCTTCCGAATCTCCCGAACGGTGGAGCTTCCATCAGCCCTTCTTTTATGGCCGGAGTGAATCTGGGATGGTTGACCGCAAACGGTCCGTCCGATCAGGAAGAAGAAAAGAGAAGCTTCCTACATAGAATCAACATTTATGTTCACGGGTTTCAGGGAAAATTGGGTCAAGGCGATTTGAGATCCGCCAATTCCTCCGCCTCGAACGATTTTAAACTCGCAGGAAATTTTAATTCTTTTGGAGCGACGGTTCGCTTTCAGCTCATTAAAGAACGTTATACACGTTTAGACTTTTTCGGTTTTACCGGGCTCAGCCTCGGACTCGGATTTCATAGCAAGACGGAAGAACTTTCCATGGGATATTCTCCGACTTCGATTCCGAAAGTCTCCTTTGGACCCGCTACAGGACGTTGGGACGCAGACTTTCAGATGGATTATAAGGCAAAAACTCAGTCTCTTCCGATCGACATTCGAACGGGAGTTCGTCTTTTTTATCTTCTTACAATTTTTGCGGGAGCGGGAATTAGTCAGAACTCCGGAGGTTCCAGTATGAACCTTCTCGTCTCCGGACCTTTCGCACTCACCTTGGATGCGGCGGCCGCCGGGTTGCCTTACGATTTCTTAAAGGGATATCAGAATACTTCCACGGGAAATCTTTCGATTCGCACTCATGGAGACGCCAAGGTAAAAGACAGCGTGAACTATTTGATTGGCGGTGTGGAGCTCAATCTACTCACATTCAAGATTCTTGTGGAAGGACTTGTATCCGAGAAGTTTTATTCTGCAAATGTGGGTGTGAAATTCGCGCTTTAG
- a CDS encoding cAMP/cGMP-dependent 3',5'-cyclic-AMP/GMP phosphodiesterase → MLKETYKGYTELPRGGYLIDTTEGYLQIGSPPETIKDTMGFEKKSPLVFILPNKFFHVEKGISTAELEFPIYYNFFLRQKKTFIVCTEEQRKQLITVLKESLMGPENINLKSEFLNGEESFGFPDMKAEMAYFRGYKGLEDVVDFKVFDSENTVKIGEVAIIKLESGDFLIEDGDRKIEVPGEVGFNIKYDIGERPTEPFQAPIIGITCLGPSHGFDPEDNTSGFIIWLNHQGIMVDPPVNSTEWLRQSNVNPKLINHVILTHCHADHDAGTFQKILEENKITIHATETVMDSFLRKYSALTKIPKKELQELFHFQPIIIGKATMINGGEFNFHYALHSIPSVGFEFFFQDQSFMYTSDHLNEPEIHDKMYAQGILPESRWKFFKEFPWDRRIIYHEAGIPPLHTRVSYLASLPEEIQEKITVYHIARKDMPTGTKLKLARFGIENTLYPEITPPKHIEAYNLLDVMTQIDIFHGFPIEKAKEFLLIVNEERYKRGDHIIRKGTPGDKFYIIASGNVKFEGLNQDGSEGVPVKRYGTYEYFGEASLVLDLPRAADVYAETDVLALTIEKNKFLQFIRNSDLKNNLTRLNEIRDSNSWKALAESRHFRGLTSHQITQLELIMTLHKVNAGSILVKEKEFYGDAYIIRNGKVNVYQNGNLLAELTDGDFVGEIYNISKNFVSNYTFQAEVDTELYSIQQNDLIDYVKKNPGVYMRMNTVYS, encoded by the coding sequence ATGCTGAAAGAAACATACAAAGGTTACACGGAACTGCCTAGAGGAGGGTATCTCATCGATACCACCGAGGGATACCTTCAAATTGGCTCTCCGCCTGAAACGATCAAAGATACAATGGGGTTTGAAAAAAAATCCCCATTGGTCTTCATTCTTCCAAACAAATTCTTTCACGTAGAAAAGGGAATCAGTACGGCTGAACTCGAATTCCCGATTTATTATAATTTCTTTCTAAGACAAAAAAAAACATTCATCGTCTGTACCGAAGAACAAAGAAAACAGCTCATCACCGTACTCAAAGAATCTTTGATGGGTCCGGAGAACATCAACTTAAAGAGTGAATTCTTAAACGGAGAAGAATCTTTCGGTTTTCCCGATATGAAAGCGGAGATGGCTTATTTCCGAGGCTACAAAGGACTCGAAGACGTAGTCGATTTTAAAGTATTCGATTCGGAGAATACGGTTAAAATCGGAGAAGTCGCAATCATCAAATTAGAATCCGGAGACTTTCTCATCGAAGACGGTGACAGAAAGATCGAAGTTCCCGGAGAAGTCGGATTCAATATTAAATACGATATCGGAGAAAGACCGACCGAACCGTTCCAAGCTCCGATCATAGGAATCACTTGTCTCGGACCTTCTCACGGATTTGATCCCGAAGACAACACTTCCGGTTTTATCATCTGGTTGAATCACCAAGGAATCATGGTGGATCCTCCGGTGAATTCTACGGAGTGGTTGCGTCAATCGAACGTAAACCCAAAACTAATCAACCACGTCATCTTAACTCATTGTCACGCGGATCATGACGCCGGCACCTTTCAAAAGATCCTAGAAGAAAATAAAATCACCATTCACGCGACGGAAACCGTGATGGACAGTTTTTTGCGGAAGTATTCCGCACTTACGAAAATTCCAAAAAAGGAATTACAGGAACTCTTTCACTTCCAACCGATCATCATCGGAAAAGCGACGATGATCAACGGTGGAGAATTCAATTTTCATTATGCACTTCATTCGATCCCTTCGGTTGGTTTTGAATTTTTCTTTCAAGATCAATCCTTTATGTATACCTCCGATCACCTAAACGAACCTGAAATTCACGATAAGATGTATGCCCAAGGAATTCTTCCCGAATCCAGATGGAAGTTTTTTAAGGAATTTCCTTGGGATCGTAGAATCATCTATCACGAAGCGGGCATTCCTCCGTTGCACACTCGAGTGAGTTATCTCGCTTCTCTTCCGGAAGAAATTCAGGAAAAGATTACGGTCTATCATATCGCAAGAAAGGATATGCCGACCGGAACCAAACTCAAACTCGCTCGTTTCGGAATCGAGAATACACTCTATCCGGAGATCACGCCTCCAAAACATATCGAAGCCTACAACCTTTTGGACGTGATGACTCAGATCGATATCTTTCACGGATTCCCGATCGAAAAGGCAAAAGAATTTTTACTCATCGTCAACGAAGAAAGATACAAACGCGGAGATCATATCATTCGAAAAGGAACTCCGGGGGATAAGTTTTATATCATCGCATCCGGAAACGTAAAGTTCGAAGGGCTCAATCAGGATGGATCCGAAGGGGTTCCCGTAAAAAGATACGGAACTTACGAATACTTTGGAGAAGCTTCTCTTGTGTTGGATCTTCCCAGAGCCGCGGACGTTTACGCCGAAACCGACGTTCTCGCTCTAACGATCGAAAAAAATAAGTTTTTACAATTCATCAGAAATTCGGACTTAAAGAATAACCTAACGCGTCTCAACGAAATTCGAGATTCTAATTCTTGGAAGGCGCTTGCCGAATCCAGACACTTTAGAGGACTGACGAGCCACCAGATTACGCAGCTGGAATTGATCATGACCTTGCATAAAGTGAACGCAGGTTCAATACTTGTGAAAGAAAAAGAATTTTACGGTGATGCGTATATCATTCGAAATGGAAAAGTAAACGTCTATCAGAACGGTAATTTACTAGCCGAACTTACGGACGGGGATTTCGTTGGAGAGATCTACAATATCTCCAAGAATTTTGTATCGAATTATACGTTTCAAGCTGAAGTAGATACGGAATTATACTCCATTCAGCAGAATGACCTGATCGATTACGTAAAGAAGAATCCCGGCGTTTACATGAGAATGAACACAGTCTATTCGTAG
- a CDS encoding MFS transporter, translating into MNKLSFVLFFTVFIDMMGFSVIFPIFPETLKIFLAKSGDPVLDKFTDLTRILMEASGGDWSLFVALFGGIVASLYSLLQFAFAPIWGRISDRIGRKPILVFTSLGSFFGYAVWLFSGSFSLFVFSRVITGMMGGNISVASAAMADITSEKDRAKGMGLIGAGVGLGFIAGPPIGGLFAKVDLSFIELMFPEITLTAFPASALAATVVAFLNLLMILFWFRETLKTDPQATTTHKKTHPILGVFTSKNREVVLYSLLYFIFVFAFSGFEFSINFYLSQFLNYSPSEIGFTFVYIGMIIVLIQGGVFRKLSGKVKETRLVRAGSLSLLLGFALLYFVSNSYQLFIALTFLSSGSALLHPSLSTLVSLVSGKEEQGTNLGMFRSLASLGRGLAPFAFCLIYFSKGPAISFLTSGIICFFFLLLIWKLKQPVHAHSQTND; encoded by the coding sequence ATGAATAAACTATCCTTCGTACTTTTTTTTACAGTCTTCATCGATATGATGGGATTCTCCGTAATCTTTCCCATCTTTCCCGAAACCCTTAAGATATTCCTCGCAAAATCCGGCGATCCGGTCTTAGATAAATTCACGGATCTTACAAGAATTCTTATGGAAGCTTCCGGAGGAGATTGGTCTTTATTTGTGGCCCTCTTCGGTGGAATCGTCGCGAGCCTTTATTCCCTTTTACAATTTGCCTTTGCACCGATCTGGGGAAGAATTTCGGATCGTATCGGAAGAAAACCGATTCTTGTTTTTACAAGTCTCGGAAGTTTTTTCGGTTATGCGGTTTGGCTTTTTTCGGGAAGTTTTTCCCTATTCGTTTTTTCCAGAGTCATCACGGGGATGATGGGTGGAAACATTTCCGTTGCCTCCGCAGCGATGGCAGATATCACGAGCGAAAAAGATCGCGCCAAAGGAATGGGATTGATCGGCGCCGGTGTGGGCTTGGGTTTTATCGCAGGTCCACCGATCGGTGGACTCTTTGCGAAAGTGGACTTGAGTTTTATTGAGCTCATGTTTCCGGAAATCACTCTGACTGCCTTTCCTGCTTCCGCTCTTGCTGCGACAGTCGTCGCCTTTCTCAATCTTTTGATGATTCTTTTCTGGTTTCGAGAAACGTTAAAAACGGATCCACAGGCGACGACGACTCATAAAAAGACTCATCCGATTCTGGGAGTTTTTACTTCCAAAAATAGAGAAGTAGTTTTGTATTCCCTTCTCTACTTTATCTTTGTTTTTGCATTTTCGGGATTTGAATTCTCGATCAATTTTTATCTGAGTCAATTTTTGAATTACTCTCCGAGCGAGATCGGTTTTACCTTTGTTTATATCGGTATGATTATCGTTCTCATCCAGGGTGGTGTTTTCCGAAAACTTTCCGGTAAAGTAAAAGAAACACGTCTCGTAAGAGCCGGTTCGCTCTCTCTCTTGTTGGGTTTTGCACTTCTCTACTTTGTTTCCAATTCTTATCAGCTTTTTATCGCTTTGACTTTTTTATCTTCGGGAAGCGCGCTCCTACACCCTTCTCTTTCCACGTTAGTCTCTTTGGTTTCGGGAAAAGAAGAACAAGGAACCAACTTGGGAATGTTTCGAAGTCTGGCTTCTTTAGGAAGAGGATTGGCTCCTTTTGCGTTTTGTCTTATCTATTTTAGCAAAGGGCCTGCGATTTCCTTTCTCACGTCCGGAATCATCTGTTTCTTTTTCTTACTTCTGATCTGGAAATTAAAACAACCCGTTCACGCCCATTCGCAGACAAACGATTAG
- a CDS encoding phasin-related domain-containing protein codes for MEKLLMDILNAGIALFQNGEGRVKQSLAELDKIYQELREKGEANQSFKANQVRELLNKTVQDATEILSKSGEGRQEALVKLQENFIRLSAEIESSIPEQFKAAARTTLDELKQLLSRKQ; via the coding sequence TTGGAAAAACTACTGATGGACATTCTTAACGCCGGAATCGCGTTGTTTCAAAACGGAGAAGGAAGAGTCAAACAATCCTTGGCCGAACTAGACAAGATCTACCAAGAACTCAGAGAAAAGGGAGAAGCGAACCAGAGCTTTAAAGCAAATCAAGTTCGCGAACTTCTCAATAAAACCGTTCAGGACGCGACCGAAATTCTTTCCAAAAGTGGAGAAGGAAGACAGGAAGCTCTTGTCAAACTTCAGGAGAATTTCATTCGTCTTTCCGCGGAAATCGAATCTTCCATTCCGGAACAATTCAAGGCCGCCGCAAGAACAACTCTGGATGAACTGAAGCAGCTCTTGAGTAGAAAACAATAA
- a CDS encoding alpha/beta hydrolase, whose amino-acid sequence MAELLEKKPAVRKRRGKSGLNVSPDDIFIFPVPDYTYKFLEKVWSAFVNKIVALTFTNNQPMFNYAVFEAIQDKNLKIVSSATHFKMKEIATRIGLKDIQEFINRALPVSIQDQDNLSANFIREAIIAVETKKRPEVVFSSLKDEKIHPNLRHLLSGTMNYAAGIPLFVKGNPIGMIWGIRRDRMTDEQREEVKEQLSSLYDVVDFVVAREMDNKADPYIAKKNIEKSDLHSYAKHLYYTRTSGQVHPVTSIIFDCHTYNCSYRLDASYIIPSSNGFSVSLKRFEPEKTNDTGKILLLIPGFFCRRSVMDKVAREMALKYGYRVFSMDMRGRSRQTLPYNGIKEGWTIDDFIQEDFPAVLNWIRESFPKEKIVVMGHSMGGMIPRYYASAYETFVAKYPQTKVPLPDPKEAISGIISVTSPNFVSVGTNIPGMNAIKTGLSLLPTKSISDFIFDLTTFSLQSTLPTVDLNKFFKFLLGLHSSLRTVSFELSTKVVNLRDFVGYRQISPPEWYFLIEDIFCEESTKVILQFIRSQLSKDHAFFSFDGSINYTELQKNFELPIYSVLGTLDKIVPVDSVEEELKALPSKNNQIVKFDQGHLGILFHMPTVREMCAGFHDWIQKLD is encoded by the coding sequence ATGGCTGAACTCTTGGAAAAAAAACCTGCCGTTCGTAAGAGAAGAGGGAAAAGCGGACTTAACGTTTCTCCCGACGATATTTTTATTTTTCCGGTCCCGGATTATACCTATAAGTTTTTAGAAAAGGTCTGGTCCGCGTTTGTAAATAAGATCGTCGCCCTGACTTTCACAAACAACCAACCGATGTTCAACTATGCAGTCTTCGAAGCGATTCAAGATAAGAATCTAAAGATCGTAAGTTCTGCGACTCATTTCAAAATGAAAGAGATCGCGACCCGAATCGGACTCAAAGATATTCAAGAATTTATTAACCGCGCGCTTCCGGTTTCGATCCAAGACCAAGACAATCTCTCCGCCAACTTTATCCGAGAAGCGATCATCGCAGTAGAAACCAAAAAACGTCCCGAGGTCGTCTTTAGTAGCTTGAAAGACGAGAAGATTCACCCGAACCTCAGACACCTTCTTTCCGGAACCATGAACTACGCAGCGGGAATTCCACTTTTTGTAAAAGGAAATCCGATCGGTATGATCTGGGGAATCCGTCGAGACAGAATGACGGACGAACAAAGAGAAGAAGTCAAAGAACAACTCAGTTCCCTCTACGACGTAGTTGACTTTGTCGTCGCAAGAGAGATGGACAACAAAGCCGATCCTTATATCGCAAAGAAGAATATCGAAAAATCGGATCTTCATTCTTACGCAAAACATCTCTATTACACGAGAACTTCCGGCCAGGTTCATCCGGTAACGTCGATCATTTTCGATTGCCATACATACAACTGTTCTTATCGGCTCGACGCGAGTTATATCATTCCGTCTAGCAACGGTTTTTCGGTAAGTCTCAAACGTTTTGAACCGGAAAAGACAAACGATACGGGAAAGATTCTTCTCTTGATTCCCGGATTTTTCTGTAGAAGATCGGTGATGGATAAGGTGGCGAGAGAGATGGCTCTCAAATACGGTTACCGTGTCTTCTCGATGGACATGAGAGGTCGTTCCAGACAGACTCTTCCTTACAACGGAATCAAAGAAGGTTGGACGATCGACGACTTTATCCAAGAAGATTTTCCCGCGGTCTTAAATTGGATTCGTGAAAGCTTTCCAAAAGAGAAGATCGTCGTGATGGGACACAGTATGGGAGGAATGATTCCCCGCTACTACGCGTCGGCCTATGAAACCTTTGTCGCAAAGTATCCTCAGACCAAGGTTCCTCTCCCCGATCCGAAAGAAGCGATCTCCGGAATTATTTCAGTAACCTCTCCGAACTTCGTTTCGGTAGGAACCAACATCCCGGGAATGAACGCCATCAAAACGGGCCTCAGCCTTCTTCCCACAAAATCGATTTCCGATTTTATCTTTGACCTTACGACATTCTCCCTTCAATCCACGCTTCCGACGGTGGACCTAAATAAGTTTTTTAAATTTCTCTTGGGACTCCATTCTTCTTTGAGAACGGTTTCTTTCGAACTCAGTACGAAGGTTGTAAACCTCAGAGACTTCGTAGGTTACAGACAGATCTCCCCTCCGGAATGGTATTTTCTCATAGAGGATATTTTTTGTGAAGAATCCACAAAGGTCATTCTGCAATTCATTCGTTCTCAGTTGAGTAAGGATCACGCTTTTTTTTCTTTCGACGGTTCGATCAATTACACGGAGTTACAGAAAAATTTCGAACTCCCGATTTATTCGGTTTTAGGCACTCTGGACAAAATCGTTCCCGTGGATTCCGTGGAAGAAGAATTAAAAGCCCTTCCTTCTAAAAATAATCAAATCGTAAAATTCGATCAGGGACATTTGGGAATTCTTTTTCACATGCCGACGGTTCGGGAAATGTGTGCTGGCTTTCACGATTGGATTCAGAAACTGGATTAA
- a CDS encoding acyl-CoA dehydrogenase family protein translates to MERVLQFTEEHEAFRGMARKFFETEVAPHHESWEKVGIVPKEVWKKAGASGLLCPNIPVEYGGSDADFLYNVIIIEESAKVGNSGFFISLHNDVIAPYISTYANDEQKARWLPGCASGDSILAIAMTEPGAGSDLKSIRTTAIEKSDHYVVNGQKTFISNGQLANLVITAVKHDSGAMSLLMVEEGMKGFERGRRLEKIGLKAQDTSELYYNDVIVPKENLIGKQGQGFRYLMQKLATERLVLGLAAVEATALVQRITLQYIKERQAFGKKIGSFQHIKFKMAEMATELEMCRTFADKVTMETMAGRSDTAQASMVKWYSTEMQKRHTDECLQFFGGYGYMMEYPIARAYLDARIQTIYAGTTEIMKEIIGRSLGL, encoded by the coding sequence ATGGAAAGAGTCCTACAATTCACGGAAGAACACGAAGCGTTCCGTGGAATGGCGAGAAAGTTTTTTGAGACGGAAGTCGCTCCGCATCACGAATCCTGGGAAAAAGTCGGAATCGTTCCGAAAGAAGTTTGGAAAAAAGCCGGTGCGAGCGGATTGCTTTGCCCCAATATTCCCGTTGAATACGGCGGATCCGACGCCGATTTTCTATACAATGTAATCATAATAGAAGAATCCGCGAAAGTAGGGAATAGCGGATTCTTTATTTCCTTACACAACGACGTGATTGCTCCTTATATTTCGACTTACGCAAACGATGAACAAAAAGCGCGTTGGTTGCCAGGTTGTGCGAGCGGAGATAGTATTCTTGCGATCGCGATGACGGAACCGGGAGCCGGGTCCGACCTCAAAAGTATTCGAACCACAGCCATTGAAAAGAGCGATCATTACGTCGTAAACGGACAAAAAACATTTATTTCCAACGGACAGTTGGCAAATTTAGTGATTACGGCTGTTAAACATGACAGTGGCGCGATGTCCCTCCTCATGGTGGAAGAGGGAATGAAGGGCTTTGAAAGAGGAAGAAGACTCGAAAAAATTGGTTTAAAAGCTCAGGATACTTCGGAACTCTATTACAACGACGTAATCGTTCCAAAGGAAAACTTGATCGGTAAACAAGGACAAGGTTTTCGATATTTGATGCAGAAGTTAGCTACGGAGCGTTTGGTCCTCGGACTCGCCGCCGTGGAAGCGACTGCGCTCGTTCAAAGAATTACGCTTCAGTACATCAAGGAAAGACAGGCATTCGGTAAAAAAATCGGATCCTTTCAGCATATCAAGTTTAAGATGGCTGAGATGGCGACTGAGCTCGAGATGTGCCGGACTTTCGCCGATAAGGTCACTATGGAGACCATGGCCGGAAGATCGGATACTGCACAAGCCTCGATGGTAAAGTGGTATTCGACTGAGATGCAAAAACGTCATACGGATGAATGTTTGCAGTTCTTTGGCGGTTATGGTTATATGATGGAATATCCGATCGCCAGAGCGTATCTGGACGCGAGAATCCAGACAATTTACGCGGGAACGACGGAAATCATGAAGGAGATCATAGGAAGAAGCCTAGGACTCTGA
- a CDS encoding bifunctional nuclease family protein: protein MDLVEAKISDISLTNVGFAVFLKTKDDSDSRVVPIFIGPLETHSITSVLDGTKPPRPMTHDLMTVLLTTLNVSIVKISIEEIIDNTFYAKITLRKDEDVIILDARPSDSIALALRANAPIYLAKKVIEEAGIEMKDEEIPGESIAREKISQLPKTQLEILQESLNNALKTEDYETAARLRDQIKKLIENS, encoded by the coding sequence ATGGATCTCGTAGAAGCAAAAATTTCAGATATTTCCCTGACAAACGTTGGGTTCGCGGTTTTTTTAAAAACGAAGGACGATTCTGATTCCAGAGTGGTTCCGATTTTCATTGGACCTTTGGAAACGCATTCCATCACTTCCGTTTTGGACGGAACCAAACCTCCGAGACCCATGACTCACGATCTGATGACCGTTCTCCTCACGACTCTGAACGTAAGCATCGTTAAAATTTCGATCGAAGAAATCATAGACAATACTTTTTACGCAAAGATCACGCTTCGAAAAGACGAGGACGTGATCATTTTGGACGCAAGACCGAGCGACTCGATCGCCCTCGCACTTCGCGCGAACGCTCCGATCTATCTCGCAAAAAAAGTAATCGAAGAGGCAGGAATCGAAATGAAAGACGAGGAGATTCCGGGAGAATCCATCGCGAGGGAAAAGATTTCCCAACTCCCAAAGACTCAGCTCGAAATTCTTCAAGAATCCTTAAACAACGCGCTCAAAACCGAAGACTACGAGACCGCAGCGAGACTCAGAGATCAGATCAAAAAGCTGATCGAAAATTCATAA